The Thalassolituus oleivorans MIL-1 genome includes the window CTTGTCGATACATAATGACGGCAGCAATCAATACTGCAAGGCTTACTACAGCGATCATAATGGTCGCTAAGGCATTAATCTGCGGGCTAACACCTAAACGCACACTGGAATACACCACCATTGGCAGAGTGGTTGCGCCAGGGCCAGAAACAAAGCTGGCGATCACTAAGTCATCCATCGACAGGGTGAACGCTAACAGCCAGCCTGCAGCAAGAGCTGGGGCAATCATCGGCAGAGTAATCGTAAAAAATACTTTTAATGGGCGTGCGCCTAAATCCATTGCGGCTTCTTCAATGGATCTATCCATATGTGCCAGTCGACTCTGTACTATGACAGTGACATACGCCATCGAGAAAGTGACATGGGCAATTAAAATGGTGACCTGCCCGCGCCCTTCTGGCCATCCGGTTAAATCTTCCAAGGCGACAAACAGTAGCAGTAAGGATAAGCCGATAATAATTTCAGGCATCACTAACGGCGCTGTCACCATAATGCCTAAACTCTTATGGCCTCGAGTACCGCGCATACGCACAATCGCAAGTGCGGCAAATGTCCCCAGCACAATGGCTAAGGTGGCATTAAGCGCGGCTATTTTAATACTCAACCATGCGGCATTTAGCAGGGGTGCGTTGTTAACCAACTCCCCATACCACTTAGTGCTGAATCCACCCCATACGGTGACCAGTCGACTTTCGTTAAACGAATAAATAATTAGGCTAAAAATTGGCAGATACAAAAAAGCATAGCCGCACAGCAATAATACAATTAGCAGAGGGTAACGAGAGAATAGTGCGCGCATCAGCCTTGCTCCTCGTTCGCTCTTTGTTCGTAATGACGCATCACCACAAATGGAATAATCAGCACTAACAGTAAAATGGCAGCCAATGAAGAGGCGACAGGCCAGTCTTTATTGCTAAAGAATTCGGTCCACATCAGTTTACCGATCATTAAAGTATCTGGGCCGCCGAGTAAGTCTGGAATCACGAACTCGCCCATCACCGGGATAAATACCAGCATAGAACCTGCCATCACCCCAGGTATAGATTGCGGCAAGGTAATCGTTAAGAACTGGCGCCAAGGGCGAGCGCCGAGATCGGCAGCGGCCTCTAGTAAGGTGTTATCTAAGCGTACTAATGTGGCGTAAAGAGGTAAAACTAAAAAGGGCAGATAGCTATACACCACGCCAACATAAACTGCGATGGGGGTGTGCAGCATTTGTAACGGCTCATCTATTAGGCCGATCCCCATTAATAATTGATTTAATAAGCCATTATCTTTGAGGATACCGATCCACGCATAAACCCGAATTAAAAAAGACGTCCAAAAGGGAAGAATAATTAGCATTAGCAGTGGCATGCGCCAATGTTTGGGAGAAAGCGCAATGGCATAGGCCATCGGGTAACCGATTAATAAACATATAACGGTTGATACGGCGGCAATGGATAGTGACCCCATTAACGCTGAAAAATAGAGATCGTCTTCTAGTAATAGTAGGTAGTTGCCGAAATTCAGAGTGATCGTCAGCAAGCCATCTTCAAATTCGCGAATCCAATCTTGATAAGGTGGCTGCGCTAGTTGTGGTTCGGATAAACTGATTTTCAAAATAAACAAAAAGGGCAGCACAAAAAATAGCGCCAGCCAAAACCAAGGAATACCGACAATTAAGCGCTGGCCATTGGCTCCAAGCCAGCGTTGCAGCGACATCATCATTGCGTTAATACCCCACAGCTATGGGTATGCCATTTTAGTGAGACTTCTTGTCCCCAAGTCAAAGGCTGTTCCGCTAATGCCATTACATTAGGCTGAGTAAATTGAATGCGTTTACCACTGGGTAAATCAACGTGGTAAATCGATACGTCACCTAGGTAGGCAATTTCTTGAATAATGCCGCGGATATTATTAGGCGCATTTTCGTATTCGCTAGTTACCGCCACTTTTTCAGGGCGCACAGCAACGGTAACGGCCATACCAATCGACAGAGGCTGACTATGATGAACACGTAAATCGCCACCGGCTTCTTCACTGTGAATTACCACCATGTCGTTTTCGTGTTCAACCACATGGCCGTTAAATAAATTCACCGAACCAATGAAGTTGGCGGCATAACGAGTAGCTGGGAATTCGTACATACGACGTGGATTATCAACTTGCTCAACGCGACCATCATGCAAAAGCGCAATACGCGAAGACATCGTCATGGCTTCTTCTTGATCGTGGGTTACGATAATAAAGGTAATACCGAGGCGTTCTTGCAAGTTTACTAATTCAAACTGAGTGCGCTCGCGTAGTTTTTTATCGAGTGCACCTAATGGCTCGTCGAGTAATAAAATCTTCGGCTGCTTGGCTAATGCGCGCGCAAGGGCAACACGTTGACGCTGACCACCCGAAAGTTGGTGCGGTTTGCGCGTTGCGAGCTTTTCAATTTGCACTAAGGCCATCATTTCGGCGACGCGCTCACGGCGCTCTGTGGATGAAATCGCTTCTTGTTTTAATCCATAAGCAATATTTTGCGCGATATTCATATGCGGAAATAACGCATAACTTTGGAACATCATATTCACTGGACGTTTATAGGGCGGCACATTGGTCATATCTTGGCCGTCAATAATAATTCGGCCACTGGTAGGCGTTTCAAACCCGGCTAGCATGCGCAGCAGGGTAGTTTTACCACAGCCCGACGCGCCCAGTAGGGAGAAAAATTCACCGCGGTGAATATCTAAGCTGATCTCATCGACTGCATAGGTATCGTCGAATTTTTTCGTTAATTTTTCTATGCGTACAATCGGCTCCTCTTCTGGGGCGGCCCAAGGTTGAGATGAAGTCGGTCGTGTTTGATTCATGAGAGTTAAGCTCTAAATAACGCGTCAGTGGCAGACGTCTGAAAATACAACGTACTGTATCCATCGCATATAGCAATAAAGCCTCCACAATCCATTCGGAATGAGAGGCTTTGGATAGACAGAATGAGTTTTAAAGCGCTAGTGATTGATTTCAATCACTAGCGGTTAGCAAGTTCGACTGTTTTATTTGCCGGTTTTAACACGAGTCCAAGTGCGGGTCATGTTGCGTGCTTCTTTATCACTTGGTGTTTTCAGCACAAGAAGCTTTTCTTGGGTTGCTTCTGATGGATAAACACCAGGGTTGTTACGTACTTCTTCATCAACTAACGGCGTAGCGGCTTTATTCGCGTTAGCGTAAGCAACGTAATTAGTGATTGGTGCAATCACTTCAGGCGTTAACAAGTAGTTGATGAATTTGTTGGCGGCTGCTGGATTTGGTGCATCTGCAGGAATGGCCATAACATCCGTCCATACCACAGCACCTTCTTTGGGTACTACGTACTGCACGACAACACCGTTGTCTGCTTCTGCTGCGCGATCACGTGCTTGCAGCATATCGCCAGAATAACCATGAGCTACACAGATATCGCCATTAGCAAGATCGTTGATTGTTTGTGAGCTGTGGAAGTAACGGATGTTAGAGCGCACGGCCGCAACAGTCGCAGCTGCGGCATCGATAGCTTTTTTGCTGTAGTCGTCGGTTGGCGTACCCATATAGGCATTCGCTGCCGCAAATACTTCGGTGGCATCGTCCATAAGAGCAACGCCGCAGCTCGATAATTTGCTAACGATGGCAGGATCAAATACCAGTGCCCAAGTATCTAATGGCATGTCATCGCCAAGAATCGCTTTCACCTTTGGCTCGTTGTAAGCGATACCGGTTGTACCCCACATGTATGGCACTAAGTATTGATTGCCGGCATCAATGTCGCTTAATGATTTCACAATAACAGAGTCGAGGTTGCCATAGTTGGTGAGGGCCGCTTTATCGATGGGCTGATACAACTTGGCTTGAATCGCACGATCAGCAAAAGGACGTGCGGTTGGAAATACTAAATCGTAGCCGCTGCGTCCAGCTAACAGCTTGGCTTCTAATACTTCGTTGGAGTCATAAACATCGTACGTCACCTGAATTCCAGTCGCTGCTTGGAAGTTAGCGATTGTGTCTTCTGCAATATAGTCAGACCAGTTATAAATATGGAGAGATTCTTCGGCACTTACCGCAGAAGTCGCGGTCACAACAGCTGCCGATAGCAGTCCACGGATAAACAGGTTCTTAAGCATGCGTATACTCCAGTTAAAGAAGGTTCGAGACCGATTTCGTTCGGACATCCGAGTTCTGTTAGTTGATTACGAGCTATCCAAGCTGCAATTTGTGCTTAGGCCAAAGGCAATCGAGGTGAGTAACCTCGGCTTTACTCATTTTAGTGGCGATGATCGCAATATCGTATAAAAAATACAGACAATTGATTTAATCGTCACGATAAACAATGCTGGTGGCAGAGCGCAATGGTTATTAGAACCTACCTGCCGGACTTGCTATGATTCCGCCCTCTTTTTATGAATGCTGAACGCCTGAATTTATGAGCTCCCCAACCAACAATAGTGGTGCCGATAGTAATAAAAAAGCACCTAAACGTCGCTCGCCAACGGCACAAAAGCCTGCAGCTGCGTCAGCTTCTAACGGTAAAAAATCCTCCACGGTGACGCGTAAAAGTGCGCCTAAGACGACAAAAGCTGCAGCGCCAACGGCTAAAAAGTCACAGGGGACGCCACCACCCGCTCCTCCAATAAAGAAAAGCACTCATTGGCGCCGCTTGTTTGTCTTGGGCAGCCTAGCGGCGGTTTTGCTATTTGGAATTTGGCTGGTGTATTTGGATGCCAAAGTACGAGCGGAGTTTGATGGTAAAAAATGGGCGTTGCCGGCCAAGGTTTATGCTCGTCCGCTGACGCTCTATCCGGGTAAATCACTTTCTGCGGAACAATTGCGGGCGGAATTACAGTGGGCTGATTATACCCGTTCAAGCGGTGCGAGTCGGGTCGGTAGTTATGACGAGCGTGGCGAACGTTGGTTTATTTATCGCAGAGCATTTCCATTTTGGGATGGCGCTGAAGCAACACGTCGTCTCACTGTTCGTATTCATGATGGCCATATCACAGAATTAACAGACGGGCAGGGTGACGTTGCCTTGGTTCGTTTAGAGCCACAGTATATTGGTGGCATCTTTCCTGCGCACAACGAAGATCGAGAGCTAATAAAGTTAAGTGAAGCTCCGGCGCAATTAGTTGCCGCTTTGATTGTTACGGAAGATAAAGCCTACTTTGATCATTGGGGCGTGTCTGCGCGCGGCATTGCACGGGCGATGATGGCGAATATGCGGGCTGGCGGCATGGTGCAGGGCGGCTCCACCCTAACGCAACAGTTGGTTAAGAATTTTTTCTTAACCAACGAGCGTAGTTTACAACGTAAAATTCAGGAAGCCCTGATGGCTCTGCTATTGGAGCGTCATTACAGCAAAGAAGAAATTTTACAGGCGTACTTTAACGAAGTTTATCTTGGCCAAGCCGGTCGTCGTGCTATTCATGGCTTTGGTTTAGCGTCGCGGTTCTATTTTGGTAAGCCATTAAATGAATTGCAAACCAGCGAAATTGCCATGTTGGTAGGTCTAGTAAAGGGGGCTTCTTTTTATAATCCGCGTCGTAATCCAGAACGAGCGAAAGAGCGCAGGGATCTCGTGCTTGGGCTAATGGAAGAAAACGGCATCATATCGACCGCTGAGCGAATTCGGGCTCAAGGTCAGTCTTTAGAGACCGCCTCGCCACGCCGTGCGGGTCAGCGGGAATATCCGGCATTTTTGGAGCTAGCGAAAGATCAGTTACAGCGCAATTATCGTCTGGCTGATTTGCAAAGTGAAGGCTTGCATATTTTCACCACCTTAGATCCTTGGGTTCAACATGCCGTAGAAGATGCTGCCGCTAATCAGTTATCGCTACTGGAACGCCGCCAGCCAGAGCTGCGCGATCAGCTAGAGACTGCTGCCGTGATTACCAGTGTTGATGGTGGTGAAATTCGAGCTTTGCTGGGGTCACGCAAGGCTGAATTTTTTGGTTTCAATCGTGCTATCGCTGCGCAACGAAGCATTGGCTCGTTAGCAAAGCCAGCGGTGTACTTGGCGGCATTAGAATCGGGTCGTTATCACTGGGGATCTTTGCTGGACGATGGTCCTGTGACGGTGGCTGGTCCTAGTGAGCAGTTATGGCAGCCGAAAAATTACGATCATCAAAGTCACGGTGAAGTGCCTATGATTGATGCATTGGCGCGCTCATACAACCAAGCGACAGCGCGTTTGGGCATGCAGGTCGGCTTACAGAACGTGGTAGCCGAATTTGCAAAACTCGGTGTAGAGCAACCGCTGCCGCCTTATCCATCGTTGTTGTTAGGAGCGATTTCAATGTCGCCGCTAGATGTAGCGCATATGTATCAAACCATTGCCTCCCAAGGTTTTGTGATGCCGCTACGCACTATCGAAGCGGTGACCACCGCCAGCGGCGAGACCTTATCGTCATATGCGATTCAGGGCGAGCAAGCTTATGATCCGAATATGATTCAGTGGTTACGATATGGCTTAGAGCAGGTTGCTGAACGAGGCACAGCCAAAGCATTAGGGCAAAGTTTTGCTGTTCGTTTAGCTGCTAAAACGGGCACGAGTGATGATCAGCGAGATGCTTGGCTTGCGGGTTTTGATAATCGTCATTTAGGGGTGATCTGGGTTGGCCGTGATGATAATCAGCCAATGCCTTTTACTGGCAGTAGTGCCGCATTGCCTATTTGGCGCGATACGTTTAAGCGTGTCGGCGTTGAACCTTTATTGCCAGCATCAGGGCTCGTGAATGCTGCGGTGGATGAGCGCGGGATATTATTAGGTGATAATTGTCGCGGCTCAATTTATCCATTTTTGCCAGATCGACTGGACAGCACGGCCAAGCCCTGTGAAGCTGCTGCGCAGGAATCAAAAGGAAAACGCTCATGGCTCGATTGGTTATTTTGATGGCAATGATTGCGGTGTTGGCTGGTTGCAGCAGTGCCGTGGTTAAGCCCGAGCAGATGCCTATGACGGTATCTTCATTGCCGACTTGGGATAATGGCCGCTTGGGTTCATTAGCAGAAGGCGAGAATCATCCGGCGGTGGAATCGCTG containing:
- a CDS encoding ABC transporter permease subunit, with translation MRALFSRYPLLIVLLLCGYAFLYLPIFSLIIYSFNESRLVTVWGGFSTKWYGELVNNAPLLNAAWLSIKIAALNATLAIVLGTFAALAIVRMRGTRGHKSLGIMVTAPLVMPEIIIGLSLLLLFVALEDLTGWPEGRGQVTILIAHVTFSMAYVTVIVQSRLAHMDRSIEEAAMDLGARPLKVFFTITLPMIAPALAAGWLLAFTLSMDDLVIASFVSGPGATTLPMVVYSSVRLGVSPQINALATIMIAVVSLAVLIAAVIMYRQEAADQKRK
- a CDS encoding ABC transporter permease subunit produces the protein MMMSLQRWLGANGQRLIVGIPWFWLALFFVLPFLFILKISLSEPQLAQPPYQDWIREFEDGLLTITLNFGNYLLLLEDDLYFSALMGSLSIAAVSTVICLLIGYPMAYAIALSPKHWRMPLLMLIILPFWTSFLIRVYAWIGILKDNGLLNQLLMGIGLIDEPLQMLHTPIAVYVGVVYSYLPFLVLPLYATLVRLDNTLLEAAADLGARPWRQFLTITLPQSIPGVMAGSMLVFIPVMGEFVIPDLLGGPDTLMIGKLMWTEFFSNKDWPVASSLAAILLLVLIIPFVVMRHYEQRANEEQG
- a CDS encoding ABC transporter ATP-binding protein; the protein is MNQTRPTSSQPWAAPEEEPIVRIEKLTKKFDDTYAVDEISLDIHRGEFFSLLGASGCGKTTLLRMLAGFETPTSGRIIIDGQDMTNVPPYKRPVNMMFQSYALFPHMNIAQNIAYGLKQEAISSTERRERVAEMMALVQIEKLATRKPHQLSGGQRQRVALARALAKQPKILLLDEPLGALDKKLRERTQFELVNLQERLGITFIIVTHDQEEAMTMSSRIALLHDGRVEQVDNPRRMYEFPATRYAANFIGSVNLFNGHVVEHENDMVVIHSEEAGGDLRVHHSQPLSIGMAVTVAVRPEKVAVTSEYENAPNNIRGIIQEIAYLGDVSIYHVDLPSGKRIQFTQPNVMALAEQPLTWGQEVSLKWHTHSCGVLTQ
- a CDS encoding extracellular solute-binding protein — its product is MLKNLFIRGLLSAAVVTATSAVSAEESLHIYNWSDYIAEDTIANFQAATGIQVTYDVYDSNEVLEAKLLAGRSGYDLVFPTARPFADRAIQAKLYQPIDKAALTNYGNLDSVIVKSLSDIDAGNQYLVPYMWGTTGIAYNEPKVKAILGDDMPLDTWALVFDPAIVSKLSSCGVALMDDATEVFAAANAYMGTPTDDYSKKAIDAAAATVAAVRSNIRYFHSSQTINDLANGDICVAHGYSGDMLQARDRAAEADNGVVVQYVVPKEGAVVWTDVMAIPADAPNPAAANKFINYLLTPEVIAPITNYVAYANANKAATPLVDEEVRNNPGVYPSEATQEKLLVLKTPSDKEARNMTRTWTRVKTGK
- the mrcB gene encoding penicillin-binding protein 1B, producing the protein MSSPTNNSGADSNKKAPKRRSPTAQKPAAASASNGKKSSTVTRKSAPKTTKAAAPTAKKSQGTPPPAPPIKKSTHWRRLFVLGSLAAVLLFGIWLVYLDAKVRAEFDGKKWALPAKVYARPLTLYPGKSLSAEQLRAELQWADYTRSSGASRVGSYDERGERWFIYRRAFPFWDGAEATRRLTVRIHDGHITELTDGQGDVALVRLEPQYIGGIFPAHNEDRELIKLSEAPAQLVAALIVTEDKAYFDHWGVSARGIARAMMANMRAGGMVQGGSTLTQQLVKNFFLTNERSLQRKIQEALMALLLERHYSKEEILQAYFNEVYLGQAGRRAIHGFGLASRFYFGKPLNELQTSEIAMLVGLVKGASFYNPRRNPERAKERRDLVLGLMEENGIISTAERIRAQGQSLETASPRRAGQREYPAFLELAKDQLQRNYRLADLQSEGLHIFTTLDPWVQHAVEDAAANQLSLLERRQPELRDQLETAAVITSVDGGEIRALLGSRKAEFFGFNRAIAAQRSIGSLAKPAVYLAALESGRYHWGSLLDDGPVTVAGPSEQLWQPKNYDHQSHGEVPMIDALARSYNQATARLGMQVGLQNVVAEFAKLGVEQPLPPYPSLLLGAISMSPLDVAHMYQTIASQGFVMPLRTIEAVTTASGETLSSYAIQGEQAYDPNMIQWLRYGLEQVAERGTAKALGQSFAVRLAAKTGTSDDQRDAWLAGFDNRHLGVIWVGRDDNQPMPFTGSSAALPIWRDTFKRVGVEPLLPASGLVNAAVDERGILLGDNCRGSIYPFLPDRLDSTAKPCEAAAQESKGKRSWLDWLF